One genomic window of Ignavibacteriota bacterium includes the following:
- a CDS encoding MCE family protein, with protein sequence MKQQLSRARVGFLIFVGVITFVVAIFLVGEKTQMFSSTFTVLVNFSSAEGVKPGSYVVLSGYTVGSVTDISLSEDADSVRLELRLDESVRPFIKADTKAEIKQEGLVGNKIINLIIGSPALPSVGNNDFIQGVPPFALTGLADNVSAITDTSKIIASEIKTLLVRLNNGDGFLGRLLRDDALYADLAGITGKVDSGLTIATSQLVRLTDILQRVTKNVDGLVQRSDSTLGTVNDATRELAVLLENLNNGRGTAGALLTDRKLYDSLVTLVGSFNDVAYDAGNAANQLTQSIYAMRQHWLLGRVFGGDDIDTAPAPTPAYQKIMRELRARTAELDKREARIRELERALQAPEPSKQGQ encoded by the coding sequence ATGAAACAGCAGCTATCGCGCGCGCGCGTCGGCTTCCTCATCTTTGTGGGTGTGATCACGTTTGTTGTGGCCATCTTTCTCGTCGGCGAGAAGACGCAGATGTTCAGTTCCACCTTCACCGTGCTCGTCAATTTCTCGAGCGCCGAGGGTGTGAAGCCGGGCAGTTATGTGGTTCTCTCCGGCTACACGGTTGGTTCCGTCACCGACATCAGTCTGTCGGAGGATGCCGACTCGGTGCGGCTCGAATTACGCCTTGACGAATCGGTGCGGCCCTTCATTAAGGCCGACACAAAGGCCGAGATCAAACAGGAAGGCCTCGTCGGGAACAAAATCATCAACCTGATCATCGGGTCGCCCGCACTCCCGTCGGTGGGGAACAACGACTTCATCCAGGGCGTGCCCCCGTTTGCACTGACAGGACTCGCCGACAACGTGTCCGCCATCACCGACACCTCCAAGATCATCGCGAGCGAGATCAAAACTCTGCTTGTGCGCCTGAACAACGGTGATGGATTCCTGGGCCGTCTGCTGCGCGACGACGCGCTGTACGCGGACCTCGCGGGCATCACGGGCAAGGTAGACAGCGGACTGACAATCGCGACCTCACAACTTGTGCGTTTGACCGACATCCTGCAGCGTGTCACAAAAAACGTCGACGGTCTTGTGCAGCGCTCCGACAGCACACTCGGCACCGTGAACGACGCGACCCGCGAGCTTGCCGTACTGCTCGAAAATCTCAACAATGGCCGCGGCACCGCCGGGGCGCTGTTGACCGACCGCAAGCTATACGACTCACTTGTCACGCTCGTCGGTTCGTTCAACGACGTCGCATACGACGCGGGCAACGCCGCCAATCAACTGACCCAGAGCATCTACGCTATGCGGCAGCACTGGCTGCTTGGGCGCGTCTTCGGCGGTGACGACATCGACACCGCGCCCGCGCCGACGCCCGCGTATCAGAAGATCATGCGCGAATTACGCGCACGCACCGCGGAACTCGACAAACGCGAGGCGCGCATCCGCGAGCTGGAGCGCGCACTGCAGGCGCCGGAACCGTCGAAGCAGGGGCAATGA
- a CDS encoding carbohydrate kinase family protein has protein sequence MKILILGHLVLDEIHPYNGPVIESFGGIHFPVSAFGAISTTSDVVYPCFPAGADAWDSFQRAVGEFPCLDTRGIWKVSDATTRVRLFHDAQAQYNTQLVRSLGPIPFERFAPHLDGCDLVYINFMTGEDLTLDTAESLRAATRCLIYLDLHMIAYRVGRDGHRATHPVQDWRRWAATADVLQCNERELAAFVPVEGDERARADALFEGSGPRLLVVTRGERGATLFTAEGQTHIAPVPLDTVVDSTGCGDTFGSTLAYFLAKGLPATEAASRAARAGAFVATLRGSEGMAGLSHIVQEHA, from the coding sequence ATGAAAATCCTGATTCTCGGGCATCTTGTCCTGGACGAAATACATCCGTACAACGGTCCCGTCATCGAGAGCTTCGGCGGCATTCACTTCCCGGTGTCGGCCTTCGGCGCCATTTCCACCACATCGGATGTGGTATACCCATGTTTTCCGGCCGGAGCCGACGCATGGGATTCCTTCCAGCGGGCGGTGGGCGAGTTTCCGTGCCTGGACACGCGCGGTATCTGGAAAGTGTCCGACGCAACAACCCGTGTGCGTCTCTTCCACGACGCGCAGGCGCAGTACAACACACAGCTCGTGCGCAGTCTCGGCCCCATTCCCTTCGAGCGTTTTGCCCCGCATCTCGACGGCTGCGATCTCGTGTATATCAACTTCATGACCGGCGAGGACCTCACGCTCGACACCGCCGAGTCTCTGCGTGCCGCCACACGCTGCCTCATCTACCTCGACCTCCACATGATCGCGTACCGTGTCGGCAGGGACGGACACCGGGCGACACATCCCGTGCAGGATTGGCGGCGCTGGGCGGCGACGGCCGACGTGCTGCAGTGCAACGAGAGGGAACTTGCCGCCTTTGTGCCTGTCGAAGGAGACGAACGCGCGCGGGCCGACGCCCTGTTCGAAGGGAGCGGACCGCGCCTGCTTGTGGTCACACGCGGCGAGCGCGGCGCGACACTCTTCACCGCCGAAGGACAGACACACATCGCACCTGTACCGCTCGACACCGTTGTCGACTCCACCGGCTGCGGTGATACGTTCGGGTCGACATTGGCGTACTTTCTCGCGAAGGGCCTTCCGGCCACTGAGGCCGCGTCCCGCGCCGCGCGCGCGGGCGCGTTTGTCGCCACGCTGCGCGGATCAGAAGGCATGGCGGGCCTTTCGCACATTGTGCAGGAGCACGCATGA
- a CDS encoding NAD(P)-dependent oxidoreductase, which translates to MKILITGAHGLLGQKIAVVFAQESDHTLLLTDLASETFFTNPRFEYQQLDITQRGDVKSLVTQYKPDVIINTAAMTDVDGCETDREQCWRLNVDGLKNLLISARRLDSCRIVQLSTDYVFDGKDIAYGETSRPNPLSYYGKSKLAAENALASSGVPGVVVRTQVLYGTGFNVRTNFVAWVLAMLEKKTAFRVVTDQIGNPTLVDDLAYALLKISESRATGLYHVSGPESIDRYTFARRIASTFDFDPALIGETTSIDIGQAANRPLCSTFVTLKFESEFRYRLSDVSQGLLRLRRQYKHGAQHLDLLPGASR; encoded by the coding sequence ATGAAAATTCTCATCACCGGCGCGCATGGACTGCTCGGTCAGAAAATCGCCGTGGTCTTTGCGCAGGAGTCCGATCACACACTGCTTCTGACGGATCTCGCCTCCGAGACCTTTTTTACAAATCCGCGCTTCGAATATCAACAGCTCGATATCACACAACGCGGCGACGTCAAGAGTCTCGTCACGCAGTACAAACCCGACGTCATCATCAACACCGCGGCGATGACCGACGTCGACGGATGTGAAACCGACCGCGAGCAATGCTGGCGGCTCAATGTGGACGGTTTGAAGAACCTGCTTATCTCCGCGCGTCGCCTCGATTCGTGCCGTATCGTTCAACTGTCCACCGACTACGTCTTCGACGGGAAAGACATCGCCTACGGCGAAACCTCGCGGCCGAATCCGTTGAGCTATTACGGCAAATCCAAGCTCGCGGCCGAAAACGCGCTGGCTTCCAGCGGAGTGCCCGGTGTGGTGGTGCGCACGCAGGTGCTCTACGGCACGGGCTTCAACGTGCGCACGAACTTCGTGGCCTGGGTCCTTGCGATGCTCGAGAAAAAGACGGCGTTCCGCGTCGTGACCGATCAGATCGGCAATCCCACGCTGGTCGACGATCTCGCGTACGCGCTGCTGAAGATCAGTGAAAGCCGCGCGACCGGTCTGTACCATGTGTCCGGACCCGAATCCATCGACCGCTACACCTTTGCGCGGCGCATCGCCAGCACGTTCGATTTCGATCCGGCGCTGATAGGCGAAACCACCTCGATCGACATCGGGCAGGCGGCGAACCGTCCGCTGTGCAGCACCTTTGTCACGCTCAAATTCGAGTCGGAGTTTCGGTACCGGCTCAGCGACGTGTCGCAGGGACTTCTGCGCCTTCGGCGTCAGTACAAACACGGTGCGCAGCATCTGGACCTGCTTCCCGGCGCATCGCGCTGA
- the serS gene encoding serine--tRNA ligase, translating to MLDMKRIRENPDAIRTGITRKNEKDRLDEVLALDLRRRTIIGEVEGLKSRRNTVSQEIARLKKAKEDADALIAEMKGVSDRIAELDTELRDTESGIDDLVLYIPNMPHESVPVGSSAADNVEVRRWVPEGTVGLNAETPAPVLDHIELGKKHAMLDFERGTKLSGSGFPLYTGKGATLERALINFMLDLHLAEHGYTEVFPPFVVNAASMRGTGQLPKMSDDMYRCVDEDLYLIPTAEVPLTNIYRDEVLQGAQLPIKFCGYSACFRREAGSYGKETKGFLRVHQFNKVEMVKFTTPETSYDELESLVADAEDILQKLNVPYRVLLLCTGDMSFASAKTYDIEVWSPGENKWLEASSCSCFEDFQARRAMIRFKRDAQSKPEFVHTLNGSGLATSRLMVALLENNQQADGTIRVPEALRRYTGFESIG from the coding sequence ATGCTCGACATGAAACGCATCCGGGAGAATCCGGACGCCATCCGCACGGGAATAACACGGAAGAACGAAAAGGACCGTCTCGACGAAGTCCTCGCACTGGACCTGCGCCGGCGGACCATCATCGGTGAAGTCGAAGGACTCAAGAGCCGTCGCAATACCGTGTCCCAGGAAATCGCGCGTCTCAAGAAGGCGAAGGAAGACGCCGACGCTCTTATCGCAGAGATGAAAGGTGTATCGGATCGTATCGCCGAACTCGATACCGAACTGCGCGACACCGAGAGCGGTATCGACGACCTCGTCCTGTACATTCCGAACATGCCGCACGAGAGCGTGCCGGTGGGCAGCAGCGCCGCCGACAACGTGGAAGTACGTCGCTGGGTGCCCGAGGGGACAGTCGGATTAAACGCCGAGACACCTGCGCCCGTGCTGGACCACATTGAACTCGGCAAAAAACACGCGATGCTCGATTTCGAGCGCGGCACCAAGCTCAGCGGCAGCGGCTTCCCGCTGTACACCGGCAAGGGCGCGACACTCGAGCGCGCGCTCATCAATTTCATGCTGGACCTGCATCTCGCCGAGCACGGCTACACCGAGGTGTTCCCGCCCTTTGTTGTGAACGCCGCCTCGATGCGCGGCACGGGGCAGCTCCCGAAGATGAGCGACGACATGTACCGCTGCGTCGACGAGGACCTGTACCTCATTCCCACCGCCGAAGTGCCGCTCACAAACATCTACCGCGACGAAGTGCTGCAGGGCGCGCAGCTTCCGATCAAGTTCTGCGGGTATTCCGCGTGTTTCCGTCGCGAGGCGGGATCGTACGGGAAGGAGACCAAGGGATTCCTCCGTGTGCATCAGTTCAACAAGGTCGAGATGGTGAAATTCACGACGCCCGAGACATCGTACGACGAACTCGAATCGCTCGTCGCCGACGCCGAGGATATACTGCAGAAACTCAACGTGCCGTACCGCGTGCTGCTGCTGTGCACGGGCGACATGAGCTTCGCCTCGGCGAAGACATACGACATCGAAGTGTGGTCGCCCGGCGAAAACAAATGGCTCGAGGCGTCATCGTGCTCGTGCTTCGAGGACTTCCAGGCGCGGCGCGCAATGATTCGCTTCAAGCGGGATGCACAGAGCAAACCCGAATTCGTGCACACACTCAACGGTTCAGGACTTGCAACATCGCGGCTGATGGTGGCCCTGCTCGAAAACAATCAACAGGCCGACGGAACGATACGTGTACCCGAGGCGCTGCGCCGCTACACCGGCTTCGAGAGTATCGGTTGA
- a CDS encoding HAD family hydrolase — translation MIRAVTIDFWNTLVDTSNGEARRRARNAALRDLLHTHRVAWDDDLLAAGMKHIYAAFERTWFDEKRTPSADESVAALWAFLNVSVAADEHARVVTVFEDSILLGMPALLPGAADALERLAATRRLAVISDTAFSPGRVLRAVLEHHDVARHFSTMVFSDETGVSKPHLKAFTTALSALGADAGDAVHIGDIERTDIDGALDAGMQAILFRGDPGAMSFNGDAPTRAQAVAWSWDEVPGIIERLSGVM, via the coding sequence ATGATACGCGCAGTCACCATCGATTTCTGGAACACACTCGTCGACACTTCGAACGGCGAGGCGCGGCGCCGCGCGCGCAATGCAGCGCTGCGCGACTTGCTGCACACACACCGGGTGGCGTGGGACGATGATCTCCTTGCCGCAGGCATGAAACACATCTACGCGGCCTTCGAGCGCACATGGTTCGATGAAAAACGTACACCGAGCGCGGATGAAAGCGTGGCGGCGCTGTGGGCGTTTCTGAATGTGTCTGTCGCGGCCGACGAACATGCGCGCGTGGTCACCGTGTTCGAGGACAGTATCCTGCTGGGAATGCCCGCGCTGCTGCCGGGCGCCGCCGACGCGCTCGAACGGCTTGCGGCCACACGCCGCCTGGCCGTTATTTCCGATACTGCCTTTTCTCCCGGACGCGTTCTTCGCGCGGTGCTCGAACATCACGATGTCGCGCGGCATTTCAGCACCATGGTGTTCTCGGACGAGACCGGCGTATCGAAACCGCATCTCAAGGCCTTCACGACGGCACTATCAGCCCTCGGGGCGGATGCCGGCGACGCGGTGCATATCGGCGACATCGAACGAACGGACATCGACGGCGCACTGGATGCGGGTATGCAGGCCATACTTTTCCGGGGTGACCCGGGCGCCATGTCCTTTAACGGCGATGCCCCCACACGCGCGCAGGCGGTGGCGTGGAGTTGGGACGAGGTCCCGGGAATCATCGAACGGCTTTCCGGCGTTATGTAG
- a CDS encoding ABC transporter ATP-binding protein: MPPHARRRWRGVGTRSRESSNGFPALCSSHPFAKEPSLKSLLRLLPYFRRHRGTIALGIVSIVLSVCFAVLAPALIRAAIDAIKAGGTTDDLVRYALYVLLASAVSGVFLFLQRRTIIVASRRIENDMRNDFMRHIEQLSLRYFQNTPTGDIMAHSTNDIAAVRMFVGPAVMYSVETFFTFVIVLALLLSIHPLLTLYALLPLPFVSFAVNRLGTLIHKRFEDIQSHYSVVTTRAQESISGIRVVKSYLREEHEIARFDELSRLYMEKNMRMARVQSFFMPLLMMLIGLSVIVVVWYGGLQVAFGDLSLGELTQFMMYVSMLIWPMIAVGWVISLVQRASASMKRIDKILSEEPEIRDTDRTDLTISTLEGRIEFRGVRFRYNDAAGDVLRSIDLDIPRGTTLAVIGHTGSGKSTLVNLIPRLYDVTGGSLTIDGRDVRDIPLAVLRRHIAYVTQETFLFSESIRENIAYGVDGATEDDVTWAAGVSRIDKDVRDFPQGYGTVLGERGITLSGGQKQRVSLARAVLRKPAILILDDALSAVDTHTEEEILGRLREVMRERTSIIISHRISTVKHADRIIVLRDGTVVESGTHEQLVALGGEYAELHMKQLLTEELAELE, from the coding sequence ATGCCCCCACACGCGCGCAGGCGGTGGCGTGGAGTTGGGACGAGGTCCCGGGAATCATCGAACGGCTTTCCGGCGTTATGTAGCAGTCACCCATTCGCGAAAGAACCATCTTTGAAATCCCTGCTCCGTCTTTTACCCTACTTCCGGCGTCATCGCGGCACGATAGCGCTGGGCATTGTGTCGATCGTCCTGTCCGTGTGTTTCGCGGTACTTGCGCCGGCGCTTATCCGCGCAGCCATCGACGCCATCAAGGCGGGGGGTACGACCGACGACCTCGTGCGATACGCCTTGTACGTGCTGCTCGCGTCGGCCGTCAGCGGCGTGTTCCTGTTTCTGCAGAGGCGCACCATCATCGTGGCGTCGCGGCGCATCGAGAACGACATGCGCAACGACTTCATGCGGCACATCGAGCAACTCTCGCTGCGCTATTTCCAGAACACGCCGACGGGCGACATCATGGCGCATTCCACAAACGACATCGCCGCGGTGCGCATGTTTGTGGGTCCGGCGGTGATGTACAGTGTCGAGACCTTCTTCACCTTTGTGATTGTGCTCGCGCTGCTCCTGAGCATACACCCCCTGCTCACGCTCTACGCGCTGCTGCCGCTGCCGTTTGTGTCTTTTGCGGTGAACCGCCTCGGCACGCTGATTCACAAACGCTTCGAGGACATACAGTCGCACTACTCCGTGGTCACTACACGCGCACAGGAATCCATCTCCGGAATCCGCGTCGTAAAATCGTACCTCCGCGAGGAGCACGAGATCGCGCGCTTCGACGAATTGAGCCGACTGTACATGGAGAAGAACATGCGCATGGCGCGTGTCCAGTCGTTCTTCATGCCGCTGTTGATGATGCTGATCGGACTGTCGGTGATAGTCGTCGTGTGGTACGGCGGTCTGCAGGTGGCCTTCGGCGATCTTTCCCTCGGGGAACTGACCCAGTTCATGATGTATGTATCGATGCTGATCTGGCCGATGATCGCCGTGGGATGGGTCATTTCCCTCGTGCAGCGCGCATCGGCGTCCATGAAACGCATCGACAAGATATTGAGCGAGGAGCCGGAAATCCGCGACACCGATCGCACGGATCTCACAATCAGCACGCTCGAGGGCCGCATCGAATTTCGCGGCGTACGCTTCCGCTACAACGACGCTGCGGGCGACGTGCTCCGTTCGATCGATCTCGATATTCCGCGTGGGACGACTCTCGCGGTGATCGGGCACACCGGCAGCGGCAAGAGCACACTCGTAAACCTCATCCCGCGGCTGTACGATGTCACGGGCGGGTCGCTGACCATCGATGGACGCGATGTGCGCGACATCCCCCTCGCCGTGCTGCGCAGGCACATCGCGTATGTCACGCAGGAAACCTTCCTCTTCTCCGAAAGCATACGCGAGAACATCGCCTACGGCGTCGACGGCGCGACGGAGGATGACGTCACCTGGGCCGCCGGGGTGTCGCGCATCGACAAGGATGTGCGCGATTTCCCGCAAGGATATGGGACCGTGCTTGGCGAACGCGGCATCACGCTTTCGGGCGGACAGAAACAGCGTGTGAGTCTGGCCCGAGCCGTGCTCCGCAAGCCCGCGATACTCATTCTCGACGACGCGCTTTCGGCGGTGGACACACACACGGAGGAGGAGATCCTCGGACGTCTCCGCGAGGTGATGCGCGAGCGCACGAGCATCATCATCAGCCACCGCATCTCCACAGTCAAACACGCAGACCGCATCATCGTGCTCCGTGACGGGACGGTTGTGGAAAGCGGCACGCACGAGCAGCTCGTGGCGCTCGGCGGCGAGTACGCCGAGCTTCACATGAAGCAGTTGCTCACCGAAGAACTCGCGGAGTTGGAGTAA